One Deinococcus sp. Marseille-Q6407 genomic region harbors:
- a CDS encoding helix-turn-helix domain-containing protein — protein sequence MTEKNIDLIAGMLRRLVPLEVAARACGISRQTLYNWRKRGKADAAAEKDTLYARFFYVAEEAEAQGEVLTVQKVYDAGPQFQLALLRSRFPARWSETQRLQVEMESMQNEMLDALKEGLEPDEYRKVVAVLRSHGGE from the coding sequence TTGACAGAGAAGAATATCGACCTGATTGCTGGGATGCTCAGGCGACTGGTGCCGCTGGAAGTGGCCGCCCGCGCCTGCGGCATTTCGCGGCAAACCCTCTACAATTGGCGAAAACGGGGAAAAGCTGACGCGGCGGCAGAGAAGGATACGCTGTATGCAAGGTTCTTTTACGTGGCAGAGGAGGCGGAAGCCCAGGGCGAAGTCCTCACGGTCCAGAAGGTCTACGATGCCGGCCCGCAGTTCCAGTTGGCCTTGCTCCGCTCGCGGTTTCCGGCACGCTGGAGCGAGACGCAGCGGCTGCAAGTCGAGATGGAAAGCATGCAAAACGAGATGCTGGACGCGCTGAAAGAGGGCCTGGAACCCGATGAATACCGCAAGGTGGTTGCGGTGCTGCGCTCGCACGGCGGTGAGTGA
- a CDS encoding molecular chaperone DnaJ: MNYFNPVPATLEDLKNTYRQLCKQFHPDKGGTTEQMQAINAEYERLSARLIGAKPDEDYGERKWYKSRQEEADVEEKVRAAIEAIAHLDGLEIEIIGAWVWVGGDTRSHKDVLKAAGYSWLAKREKWAFKGKVSKGRSRCSMEELRQKYGSEKISSGRRSLKRSA; the protein is encoded by the coding sequence ATGAACTACTTTAACCCTGTTCCTGCCACTCTGGAAGATCTTAAGAACACCTACCGCCAACTGTGCAAGCAGTTCCACCCGGACAAAGGCGGCACCACTGAGCAGATGCAAGCCATCAACGCCGAATATGAACGCCTGAGCGCACGCCTGATCGGTGCCAAGCCTGATGAGGACTATGGCGAGCGGAAATGGTACAAGAGCCGGCAGGAAGAAGCCGACGTGGAGGAAAAGGTCCGCGCCGCCATCGAGGCCATCGCACACCTTGACGGCCTGGAGATCGAAATTATCGGCGCCTGGGTCTGGGTTGGCGGTGATACCCGGTCCCACAAAGACGTACTCAAGGCCGCTGGCTACAGCTGGCTGGCCAAGCGCGAAAAGTGGGCCTTCAAAGGCAAGGTCAGCAAAGGCCGCAGCCGCTGCAGCATGGAGGAACTGCGCCAGAAGTACGGCAGCGAGAAGATCAGCAGTGGCCGCCGCAGCCTGAAACGCTCCGCCTAA
- a CDS encoding minor capsid protein: MKPTPEQRRLLTLASEEEEAAIKGARGAILRQYQAVSLDASTRELARVLGLPLAQRRRQLPKVLALIDRATAATRTPPAQVWHALERAVGGRILSVDELARLSDPSLQFNSPGDLQARAVDRQRRQMNRYWDKEGRRFRNDVAKTVRQAARQGLDPERAADLLQERLGVSRGRAVLIATDQLRTAAAWADEQRQKQLGLKSYIWWTLGDKKVRGEHRARHGRIYRWGQGERPGQAVNCRCRALPVPRSRQE; this comes from the coding sequence GTGAAGCCCACGCCCGAACAGCGCCGCCTGCTGACCCTCGCCTCTGAAGAGGAAGAGGCTGCCATCAAGGGGGCACGGGGCGCCATCTTGCGCCAGTACCAGGCGGTAAGCCTCGACGCTTCCACCCGTGAGCTGGCGCGGGTGCTGGGGCTGCCTCTGGCCCAGCGGCGCCGGCAACTGCCCAAAGTGCTGGCCCTGATCGACCGGGCCACCGCCGCCACCCGCACCCCACCCGCGCAGGTGTGGCACGCCCTGGAGCGCGCCGTGGGCGGCCGCATCCTCAGCGTGGATGAGCTGGCCCGCCTCTCTGACCCCAGCCTGCAGTTCAATTCGCCCGGCGACCTGCAGGCCCGCGCTGTGGACCGCCAGCGCCGGCAGATGAACCGCTACTGGGACAAGGAGGGGCGGCGCTTCAGAAATGACGTGGCGAAGACCGTTCGGCAAGCCGCCCGTCAAGGGCTGGACCCCGAACGGGCTGCCGACCTGCTGCAAGAGCGCCTGGGCGTCAGCCGGGGCCGGGCGGTCCTGATTGCCACCGACCAGCTGAGAACTGCTGCCGCCTGGGCAGACGAGCAGCGGCAGAAGCAGCTGGGACTGAAGTCCTACATCTGGTGGACGCTGGGCGACAAGAAGGTGCGCGGCGAGCATCGGGCCAGACATGGGCGCATTTACCGCTGGGGCCAGGGTGAACGGCCAGGGCAGGCGGTCAACTGCCGCTGCCGAGCGCTGCCGGTGCCTCGCTCTCGGCAGGAGTAG
- a CDS encoding excalibur calcium-binding domain-containing protein, which produces MKKLILGLSVLTFLAANSAEAGRVHVDGYYRSDGTYVRPHYRNTGGGSPSYSSPSYSTPAYMPQYSPANSPRPAFSFSSCDEARNRGLSNMVIGTAAYDADLDQDKDGIACEAGESGSTSAPIVVPAGVNLTGIQFNPIQPNYQPKIMGGITYFSVVALRDAGASYALMGQDSYLINAKDKQLELSLSSKVAKINYKSYTLSALPFLLDEELFIPADVLSPMGCTIKTLRPLLEASCLNGMQLSTGRILPR; this is translated from the coding sequence GTGAAGAAACTGATTCTGGGCCTTTCTGTTCTGACTTTCCTGGCCGCCAATAGCGCCGAAGCAGGGCGTGTCCATGTGGACGGCTATTATCGCAGCGACGGAACCTATGTACGCCCGCATTATCGAAATACAGGGGGCGGCAGTCCTTCCTATAGCTCCCCTTCCTACAGCACCCCTGCTTACATGCCGCAGTATTCGCCTGCCAACTCTCCTAGACCAGCATTTAGTTTTAGCAGCTGTGATGAAGCGCGGAATCGGGGGCTTTCTAACATGGTGATTGGCACTGCTGCCTATGACGCCGATCTTGACCAGGACAAAGATGGTATTGCCTGTGAGGCCGGCGAGAGCGGAAGCACCAGCGCCCCCATTGTTGTACCGGCAGGAGTGAATCTTACTGGCATCCAGTTCAATCCTATACAGCCCAACTACCAGCCCAAGATTATGGGCGGAATAACTTATTTTTCTGTGGTGGCTCTCCGCGATGCCGGAGCCAGCTACGCCCTGATGGGTCAGGATAGTTACCTCATTAACGCGAAAGACAAGCAACTGGAACTCTCCCTTTCCAGCAAGGTCGCAAAAATAAATTACAAGTCTTATACGTTGAGTGCGCTGCCCTTCTTGCTCGATGAAGAGCTGTTTATCCCTGCTGATGTCTTGTCGCCGATGGGCTGCACCATCAAAACACTCAGGCCCCTGCTTGAAGCAAGCTGTCTGAACGGGATGCAGCTCTCTACTGGACGCATTCTGCCTCGCTAG